The nucleotide sequence GGATCGGTGCGTCGGGGGTGATGATCCGCTGGTCGTTGTAGACGATGAAGAGGTCGCTGAGCGGATGGTGGATCAGGTTGAAGCGCACGTTCGCGTTGAACTGCTTCGTCACCTCGTCGTACTGTGACAGCGCGTCGATGAACATGTTCGTCGTGAACGAGTAGTTCACCTTCGCCGTGAGCAGGTTGTTGACGAACGCCACGTTGGGGCGGTCGAGCTGCGCCGAGGTACGCTGCATCCCGAGCGTGGCCCGCATGCGATACCCAGCGCGCAGGGTGACCGAGCCGTTGATGGTGCGCTGCGTCCCGGAGTAGAGCCCACCCCAGATGATGCGCGTGTCGGTGGAGATGGGGCGGCTCTGGTCGCTCACGATGTACACCTGCCAGTCGGTCCAGCCGTAGCCGCCGGGGGCGAGCGGCTCGGCCATCTTCGCGTTTGGCCGCAGCGGCGCCGTGAGTCGGTTGAACCTGGGGTTTGCCGAGAGTTCGATGACGGCGCCGTTGTTGAAGAAGGCAGACCAGCCGGTGTGCAGGTTCTTCGACACCATGTCGCCCGTCTTCAGGTCTTCCTGGTAGTCCCACACCACGTGCGGGTGGAACTCGCGGATGGTGTGTGCGCGGAGCCACGCGGAGCGTGGGCGCAGCCCGGTATCGAGGATGTACTTGCGGACGTCGGTGCGTCGATAGTACCCGAGGTCGTTCTGGAAACCGGGGCCGAGTTGCATGACGCCCCCCTTCACGTGCAGGAAGTTCCCTTCGCGATTGATGGTTGAGCGCCAGGCGTAGCCGCCATCGGCGCCGTTCGTGGCGTCGGTGCGGACGGCGTAGGAGTTCCAGTCCAGCGTGCGAAAGAGGCGCAGGTTGTTGTCGATGCCGTACACACGGTTGAAGTAGTCGCCGCGCTGGCGCACGATGCCGGTGTCGGGGCCGCCGAGGTTGATGCGTTGCATGGCGAAGAACCCGAGGTCGTTGCCGATGCGCCCGAGGTTCTGGCGGAAGCGGAAGACGCTGGAGTTGGCGCGCGGGTTGCGGTCGTCGCCTCGTTCGTTGATGGACAGGATGCCGAGCCGCGATGACTCGGTGAGCTTCCCCGTCAGCCGCAATCCGCCGTCGATCGGCACCTGGACGCCGGCACCCGAGAGCCCGATGCGGCGCGAGAAGAAGAGGAGGTTGTCCTCGTCCGGCGTCGGGACGGTGTTCACGCGGTTGTTGCGCGCGGCATCGCCGATGTAGAACACGCCCGAGTTCTCGAGAAAGAAGTCGCGCTTCTCCGGGAGGAAGAGGGAGAACTGCGTGAGGTTCACCTGCTGCTCGTCGGCCTCGGCCTGGCCGAAGTCGGGGTTGAGCGTGACGTCGAGCGTGAGCCCGGGGGTGAGCGCCGCCTTGATGTCGGCGCCGACGTTCAGGTCGTTCGAGAATCGCGGCGCGGGGGCCGCCGTGGTGCCGAGCGGTCGCACGGTGGTTTCGGCGAGGTAGGGCTTCACGCGCAGGTCGCGACCGGCGCTCCCCACGCGCAGCCCGACCAGGTTCCCGGCGAGCGAGACGCGATTGAGGTTGAAGGCGCGCGGGACCGCCGACCAGAAGACCACCTCGTTCTTGCGGCGAATGTGGCGCGAGAAGTTCACTCCCCACGGCTGCTGCGATGCCTTGTCGAAGCGCAGGGCACGAAACGGGATGCGGAACTCCGCGGTCCAGCCGTCGTCCACCTGTCGCGTGCGCACCTCCCAGACGGCATCCCAGCTCTGGTTCACC is from Gemmatimonadaceae bacterium and encodes:
- a CDS encoding carbohydrate binding family 9 domain-containing protein — its product is MTASVAAAFAATFATTLATTLAVTLAVAAAAPTPVQAQRAAPTPPDRARPSTAPHTTGRTADRTSERTSERTSDRTARDGRRELVAVPTAGAIRIDGTLDDDTWRNNAPSSDFVQSEPLNGEPATERTEVWVAFDDDYLYIAAHLHDSQPGRPIVTDIKKDFKEEDQDDFEVLLDTFGDRRNGYVFSTNVEGARHDRQVALEGREVNQSWDAVWEVRTRQVDDGWTAEFRIPFRALRFDKASQQPWGVNFSRHIRRKNEVVFWSAVPRAFNLNRVSLAGNLVGLRVGSAGRDLRVKPYLAETTVRPLGTTAAPAPRFSNDLNVGADIKAALTPGLTLDVTLNPDFGQAEADEQQVNLTQFSLFLPEKRDFFLENSGVFYIGDAARNNRVNTVPTPDEDNLLFFSRRIGLSGAGVQVPIDGGLRLTGKLTESSRLGILSINERGDDRNPRANSSVFRFRQNLGRIGNDLGFFAMQRINLGGPDTGIVRQRGDYFNRVYGIDNNLRLFRTLDWNSYAVRTDATNGADGGYAWRSTINREGNFLHVKGGVMQLGPGFQNDLGYYRRTDVRKYILDTGLRPRSAWLRAHTIREFHPHVVWDYQEDLKTGDMVSKNLHTGWSAFFNNGAVIELSANPRFNRLTAPLRPNAKMAEPLAPGGYGWTDWQVYIVSDQSRPISTDTRIIWGGLYSGTQRTINGSVTLRAGYRMRATLGMQRTSAQLDRPNVAFVNNLLTAKVNYSFTTNMFIDALSQYDEVTKQFNANVRFNLIHHPLSDLFIVYNDQRIITPDAPIPGRALIVKFTQMLAF